One Desmodus rotundus isolate HL8 chromosome 10, HLdesRot8A.1, whole genome shotgun sequence genomic window, GACTGCAGTGTTGGAAAAGCCAGAAAGCAGTGGCTGAGAGAGCTGCTGGAGCTTCAGGGGCTGTCCGAGGAGCAGCTCCAGCTGGAGGTCTAGTTCCAGGTCCCGGTGGCCAGATATGGGGACTTGCAGGCCCCATGGAGAGAGTGGGGGGCCAGCCCAGCAGGGCCCAAAGGGGCATAGGAGAGAGACGtggatttctttttaaggctggaGGGGCAGGCGTAGCGGGCATtactggagagcccagaaatgaggatttgacacacacagacatgtgTGCAAGCTGTGGGTCTGCATTTATGCAAAACAGACTGCCCTGGAGAGCCAGTAACCCACGCACCCATCTACAGAGAATCTGAAAAAGCAAACTCGCTGATGTGGAAATCGAGCTGTTGACTTGCTGCTCACTGTCAGGTCGAATCTTTAAAACTGACATCCTGATCTCGAGGCGCCCCAGGCGGTAACAGTAGGCATCACTGACATGTGTCTCTATGAAAACATTTTCCGCTCTTTGACGGGAGCATGGCTTTCCTGCCCGCAGTGTGCCCTGCATTGGACTCCTCTGCATGTGCAACAGGCTCACTAGGAAACTGCAGAAATACTTTTATACCACAATCCTTTTAATTACTGCACGTACCCAGTTTTATTATCCAGTCATGGGTATGAGTAAAGGTCACCGACCTACTCAGTTTATGGGGAACTCCTTCATTTCCATGAGATCGTGGGAACGTAAGAGAACAAATGGGACACTGGGCCACAGAGGACACGGGTTGATCTATTGTCGATCTTCCCTCAGCAGCAAAACCGACTGCAGCTTGCCGCAGCACAGCAGGTCTGGGCAGACAGTGTTCTGTGCATTTGCACGTCTCAGCCGTGGGGAAAACGCGCTCCATCCCTGGTGGGAGTCGCCATTTTACCGGCTGCATATGGCTCACGGATGCACAGCACCCAGCCAGTTTGTTACAGCAGACGGATGGGAACCCACAGTTTCATGAAATTGCTTTCGAATATTTGCAGAACGACCTTTTCCCACTCTCAGCCAAACACTTGAGCTCCTGCCACCTGAGATGGAAAGATGCTGTGCCCAAGCTCTCTCCTGCAAGGCCCCTGAAGCGTCAGGCCCTGTCTGCTGAAACCTTCCCTGGCAGGTTCCTCTCCTTCACAACACCTTTGCCCCGAAGTTCCCATCCACAGGGGAAGGGGAATGACTGGCAGCACCCACTGGGTGGCAGTACCAAGGTCAGACAGCCGGTTGGGTGGTGGCCGGATTATTACTCGGGTCTGGCTGTCTGCAACGCCTtggcctcttccccacccccagagcgCAGTGAGTGCCTGGGTGGCCCCATCCCCTTTGGCCTTCTATTTGAGCAGTTTGAGTCCATTTTTCTCTGTCAAAGTGGAGCTCCAGGTACAGGGTGCCCGtctctcccaccaccactccaAGGCGGGGGCAGTCTATCAGGCAGGGTTTGCTATGAGAAGTGTGCCCGGTGTATAGTAAACACCATAAAAGTATGAACTGCAAGTTAACAAAACAGGATTTACTCTCCtaaccatttctaagtgtatAGGTCAGTGACATTCAGTACAGTCGCATTACGGGGCCACCATCAGcaccatccatttccagaactttttctgcTTCCCACACTGAGCTTCTGCCCATTAGTTAATAACTcccactctccccagccccaggcaaccacgctgctactttctgtctctgagaagGACGACTCTGGGTGCCTCATGGAGGTGGAGGCATGCAgcatctgtccctttgtgactggtttctttcacttagggcaatgtcttcaaggttcatgcCTGTTGTAGGCagtgtcagaattcccttccttgtTCAGGCTGAGTGACAGTTCACTGTATGCGTAGACTCCGTCTTGTTTAACCACTCGTCAGCTGACGGGTACTCGGGTGGCTTCCGCCTGCCGGccgttgtgaataatgctgctgtgagcacAGGTGTGCAAATATCTGTTGGAGACCCTCCTTTCACTCCTTTTGGGGaggtacccagaagtggagttgctgtaCCCTGTTACCActatgtgtttaatttttgtgAGGAGCTGCCATACCGATTCCTGTAGTGGtggcaccattttacattcctaccagcaacaCAGTTCCCATTTGTTCAGACCcgcaccaacatttgttattttctgttttttttttaagattttatttatttatttttagagaggggggaagggagggagaaagagaggaagagaaacatcagtgtgtggttgcctctcgtgtgccccttactggggacctggcccacaacccaggcttgtgccctgactgggaattgaaccgatgaccctttggttttcaggctagtgctcaatccattgagccacaccatccaggacatttttaaagaaataatagccaTTCTCATGGATATAAAGTGctgtctcattgtggctttgatttgcaggACATGAACAGTTAAGGTTCAGATATGTTGGGTTTGAGAGTCTTCTGAGACAGCCCAGGGGAGGTGTCAGGCATCCAGCTGCTCTCAGAGGCAGGAGTTCAGAAGAGGGCTAGGGTTCAAGGCTACCACTGAGGAGTCACCAGCCCATGGGTGACTGCACCACACGGGCCCCAAGGAGGGGGTCACCAAGAGACTGGGGGAGCATCCAGACTGGTTTTCTGGAAATCCACCGAATACAGGTGGAGTAGAGGAGAGGGGTCTAGTGAGCCAGGGCCAAATGAGGAAAGAAGCCCAGAGAGCAGGGAGTGAGAAGGACGGGCAGTGTCCTGCGTGGGAAGAGCTGGGATGCTGTCCAGATGCTGTGTAGCTGCGGGACGGTGTTGAGGAGCCTGGGCTCCAGCAGCTGTGTTGTGGTGCTTGAGCCGTGCCAGAGTTCTCCTGGGGGTCCCCTGAGGCCATTCTTCTGAGGAACCACGTTATTCAGTTCTGCACTAGCAGCCTGCAGGGTAGTGGGGCCTGGACAAGTGCCCGCTGTGCTTTCCCGTTGTTCGTGGGTGTGGGACAGCCTGAGACCTGGCCACAGTCTCTGCCAGAATGGAGAGTCACCAAGACCCTCGGGTGCAACAAGGGAGCTGGGTCCCGTGGGTGGCATAGCTGCTCTGCGAGCAGTGTCCTGATGTCTGGCATGCATGTCACTTGGGGCTGTGTTGCCTGCAACAGAAATCCCATTGAACAGTGGCTTCAACACACAGGGACAAGCTTTTCATGTGTAACAAGATTCCCAAAGAAGTCTGTTTGGGGTGGTACAGCTGCTCAAGGGAGAAACCACACATCCGGGTTCTTTTTGGCTCTGCTTTGCCATTCTTAAATTTTATCCTCCTGGTTGCGAAGTGGCTGCTCTTCCTCTAGCCATTACTTTCacattccaggcaggaagaagagagaaaagctaaGGCACAGGCATAGGCTAGCTTAGTCAGTTTTGTTTCCGCTGAGGTCCCACACAGCAGACTTGTGTGGACATCTCAATGGCCAGACAGGCTCCCCTGGTCACCTCCAGCTGCAGCGGAGCTGGGGGTATTTTAAATGGGACATCTTGTATGCAGAACAAAATCAGCATTctagggtggaggaggggagattGGTCAAGtgcaggggaggaagaaagatgatggggatgggggcgggggaggagggggaccGTGAGCACACTGGAGCCCCGGCAGGGCTCATTATCAAGCTGAAATGTCACGTCAGGAGCTTTACACGGTGCGTGAACTATTTTCATCTCTTTCTAAATGGTCTTTCTTGACTCAGCGAATGCCCCAAATGTTTCTAGTGAGTCTCATTTGCACCCTCATTTGAATCTCCTTCTTGACAAATGACCCACTCATGAGACcataacattttcctttatttataaacaattcTTTCTGGCTGTTTAAAGGGGGGGAaggataattaaaaaatacataattaccCAAAGACTACATTAATTGTACGCCGATGTCCCAGCAGGGATCTCTAGCCCAGAGAATTCATGAACGCCTGGAGAAGCACAATGAACAAATGTCACAGAAGACCAGCACTTTGAATTGTTGATTGTGGGGGGCGGTTCCTGGCTCCTCGGGTCTAACTGCGCACTCTAGGAGACGCGAGGCCGACAGGAAAGACAGATGATGCAGAGATTTAAAGGAGCAGAGAGTTTGGAAGCTGCCGAACTAGACTCGCCCTGTTTTGTGAAGCTGCTGTGGTGGGCTTCTCAGCCTCGTTTTGTCTTAGGCCCCGGATGCATTCACCAGTGCAGGGAGGGTGCTGGCTCTTCCCTGCCTGCCTCAGGGCCCTGCCCATGCTGGGCCATCTGCTTGGAGTTGCCTACCAGCCACCCTGCACAGCCTGCAGGTCACAGTGTGAGTGTCTGTCCCTCAGAGGAGTCTTTCCTGGCCTCCCCTTGCCCACTCTCACAGACTCATCATTTTTGATAACACGTATCTGTGCATCTGCTTTGGTAACAGTTTAAGTCAGGCATTCCTACGGGAGCTCTGAAAGGGCAGAGCCGAGCCTCTTTTGTTCGTCCTGTATCTGCAGCACTGAGTACGAGGTCTATGTCAAACAGGTGcccaaaagtaattatttttgtgGCTAAATGGAAGAGAGGTGGGGCAAACCCAGGTAGGCCAGAGAGAGCTCCCGCTTGGGCTCACCTTCCCCCTGAAATTGCCCTTTTCGCACTGCATGTGTTGGAATCCAAGCCTGCCCAGAGTTTAGGTCTTTGCTTGCGACACACTGCCGTGCAGTGCTGCTAACCCAGAATGAGGTGTGGCAGCCCGCTCACGGCCCTTGAGTCTTGTGTTCAGTGGGAGCAGCCCACAGTCCAAACGCCAGGGTTGGCCGAAGTCGGCCTTGTCTGTGAGCACTGAGGAGCTGCTGCCCCCTAGAAACTCCTTGCCTGCAACCCACGTAATTGGcatgtgagccaggtccccagagacTCACGCCAACCCACAAATGCCAGTGTGTACATACTCCAACCCACTTGTGCAGAGACAGGCCCGCCTGTTAGGGGCAATCCCAGTTCcctaatgaaaaaacaaaaataaggccTGTGCCATCCAGCCTTGCATCCTCAAGCTCAGAGAGAACCCAGGGGCCGCCTCCGGTCAGCTAGCCCAGCTGCCTGCTTCTCATAGGCTCAGATGTCCGAACCCGCACCAGAGTGGGGCCTTGGCAGCCCAGAAGGGGCCGTTCAGTAGCCGCTGAGTGAGCTGTTAGGGACCCTGCAATAATGACAGGCTTCTCAGAAGGAGGAGATGAGGAGTTTTCTTTTTGACAGTTTGAAGTTTAAAATTACATGGTAGCACTAATGGGCTCTTTCTGTCTCATAATTATGTTTGCCGTGACACACACACTTGACTCTCTGGCTGCCGGTCTCCTCGGATGAACACGTCCCAGCATCAAGTGGAATTGTAGTGCTGTGACAAGCCATTAGGCTGCCGTGAGGGCTGGCCCTGGAGGATGCTCGCCACCCAGCAGTGCAGGTAGGACGTAGCTAATCCCCAGGGTGAGGGCTGCGTCCTCTGGGGAGCTGCCACATGGCTCCAGGACGCAGATGCAGGAGGCACCAGCTCAGGAGCCTTTGGGACCTTGTGGGTCCTGTGGCTGTGTGGTCCCCTCTGCTAGAAACCTACAGAGCTGTCCCAGTGCCGAGTCCAAACGAGGCAGCTCCAGAGTCACTTTATCTACACGGAGTTCGTTCTGTACTTTCGGCGCAGGGATCACAGAGAAGCGAGAGTTCAATTGTGTGATCTAGAAGAAGAACGAACCCCGGGACCATTCTGTCAGGGACATCTTAATGCCTGGAACCATCAGAGCAGGAGGAGTATAGACCCCGAATGGCTGTGGAGGGTGGTGGTGAGTTGCTCCGAGTAGGACATTAGGAAGATGGCAAGCCAGCAATGAGCCTTCCAGAGGGGTGCCATCTGAATCCAGTATTAGAAGATCTTAGGACGTTACATTTGTAGGTAGTTTGGACTTCCTGACTTACTTAAGAAACTTACTTTTCTTTCCATCAAGAAAcatcttagccctggctggtagggctcagtggattgagagccagcctccGAACTGAAAGGTAACCAGTtcggttcctagtcagggcacatgcctgggtcataggccaggtccccagcagggggcatgtgagagacaatgggtccatttctctctcacacattgatgtttctctgcaattctttctctctccctccccctctctctaaaagtaaataaataaaatcttaaaaaaaagaaacatcttagAGTTCTTTTGGTAGCAAGTGAGAGAGACCATCGTGCAGTTACTGAGGCAACAGGGATGTGATGTAGGTGAGGCAGGGCGGCCTGCTGTGGTGTGTTCTTGCAAAGGCCAGCCGGTGCCACTGTTTCAGAGGCCCGATGTACATCCTCTGCTCTACGTAACAAGAAGTTTTTAAGGCAGTTTTATTTGTTGATGTAATTTACACACAGTAaaatacagggcctggcagatTATGGCCTGCTcgagtgtggttagtagggtaataatatgggtctaataatttatagttttaatttgaacattttacctaaaatgtcacatggtgtgcttgagtgtgatgttgttctGCTACacaatgacatgcttatgatttgtaattaaaaaaggggagttttatttgtgccggaccctgtatatcgGTCTGAAAAGTACAATTTGATGAGCTTTGGAAAAGGTGCACAGGCCTGTAACCACTGACACAGTCATGATAGGGACCATGCCCATCGTCCCTCAACCTCCCATGTGCCCCTCTGCAGCCAGTCCGCTCCCCGCACCCGGCGTCTGCTTTCCCCATTGCCTGTGGTCCTGCTTTGTGTGGAACTGCCTATCCCCGGATCCCTCAGCGTGTGCTCGCTTGTGCTGACTCCTGCCCTGGGCAGGGTGCTGCTGCGATCCAGCCGTGCTCTTGCATATACCAGTGGCTCTTTATTGTCGTGCTGTGTTGTGTAGACACAACTGCCGACTTAGCTGGTCACCAGCCCCTTGGTGAGGAAGGAGCAGTGGCCGCGGGCTTAAACAAGGGTAGCACTTGTGCATCTGAGCAGCCCAGCGACGCAGTGCTTCTTGGCCAGCCCGGCACCTGCCCACTGCACTGGTGCCACTGCTGAGGGAGACACTGGAATCAGGACGGCATCCTGCTGAATCTGGTCGATGACCTTCAGGGCAGCTTCCGCTGGTCAGAGGGGTGACCTGCTCCTACATGTTTTCAGCAGCATGTCAGCGGCCTGGGCAACTGGACATGGGGTCCGCTGGCACCGACGGATCCATGTGGCCTTCTGCCCTGACTGCACACCAAGGCTGTCCACACTGCTGTGTCATCATCATCGTCTTCATCATCATCTCTCCAGGTCTCGAGCCAGAGTGTGTCACTTGCTCACTAGGGTAGTAGGATTATGCCTTCTTAGCTCTCTCCTTGTGGTTTTCCATGCATCTCATTGTCTGGACTCAGAATCTTTGTGTGTGGGCTCCACTTTCTGAaggtggtggcaggtggcagggggAGTGTAGCAGGGACAGCCGTtggtggtggcaggggtgggCGGGGAAAGGGCTGCAGAGATGGAGTCAGAGGGCTTGGAATGCAGCTCGGAAGGTGCATCCCCTCCTCAGGGCCTGTTGTTTTCATGTCAGGAAAGGAGACAGCCGCTGTTGCCCTTCCTTGTGGGGTATATGAAGGAAAATGCCAGGTTTTATTGCATCGGCCCGGGGACCCCCAAAGTACCAGGAAACTGGACAGGGTAGGACGCTGGCAGAGAGTACACCCAGGCCTCATGGTTCCTACTCTGATAACACGGATAATCGCCACCATGGTAagcactgactttttaaaattcctacaACAGCATCCAAAGCAGCATGTGTACAGATTACCTATTGCATTCACTCTGcttcctgctctccatctctcttctccccagCGCCACAAACTAAGAGTCCGTGAGGTCGGCAGTGTCCTTATTCAGCCTGGTGACTGTGTGCAGGATGCGCAAAGCAGCAGTCTGGTCCCTGCAGTGAGACTCCACAAAGGGTGCATTTAGTACGTGGTTGAGCCTGGATTTCAACGCTGCCTACCTAGGCGGGCAGGCAGCTTCCACTTTAACTTACTAACAAAAAAGTAACTTAAGTTAAAACAAAGTTAGTTCCTTTTTGGGGACATGGATGGGTTCGTATCTGATGTAGTTTATTAACTCCCAAAGACGGCCGAGGTGCATGAGCATATTTAGAATTAATCAGACTAAGGCACCCCCTACCGTATATTTGCTgggaaaagagaagacagaacagACAATGCTGGTCTAGTGATCATACGCAAATCTGGCCAGTATAATATGTATGCCTTGTTCGATATCAACTTATATACAATCAAAAgccaacttttcttttaaaagaagccCCACAGCTGAGCCTTTGCCAGGCCTCTCTTGAAAACTATTatcaaacaaaggaaaaaacactttTCCGTACATAATTGAGCTTCTCTAGAGGTGGAAAGGCTGTGCAGGGCCAATcagaagctgtgtgtgtgtgcgcccaTGCACACGTGTATATGAGTATGTGCGATGGGTAGCAAGCTTACCTGATAAAATGTAATGAGGGGGTGGTGGTCTCACAACCCTGGATATGCTGAAAACCACTGGATCGTGCAGTTTGCACGGGTGAATTTTGTGGCGTGTGAATTAAATCTCAGTAAGGCTGTCTCACGAAGCACAGAGGTAAAGGGCCTTGGCATTTCCCTCCCCGTGGCATCCCTTCTCTCAGAAATAACAGGACAGATGGGTGGCATCTAGTCCAGTTTTTATACATTGACATTCCGAAACTGTCATGTAAAAGGCGCCTGTGCCACCTTTGGGCTGAGAGACGTTTTCATTCATGGGGTGGTGGGAAGGACCGCCCTTCAGGAGGTTGGTACTCACCGCTCACCTGTGTCGTACGTAAACATGGACTGACTTGGCTttaaataacttcattgattttttttttgtcttaatgaACTAACTTCCCAGGGAGGGAAAAGACCAAGAATATACAAAGCAGCAGGTGTAATTTGAAGACACGTCttctaactggtcaggctcaggatGAAGACTCAGGAATTTGGGACTTTTCCAAGGTGTGGAGCTGGTCCTAAATCTCCTGTCTGGGCAGCCTGCGTGGGTTTGCTAAGGCCCAGAGACCTGCTGCTCGTGTGGGGGCAGGTGACCACGAAAGGGAAAGGGACAAAGGCGGGTGCAGCTGTCCTACAGGTGGGGCCTCCATCTGTCTTCAGGTGCACACGTCTCAGACGAGACCCCCTGAAGGACTGCACCTGTCCCGAAGGGTGACGGGGAGCTCACCAGAGGAACGCGGGAAAGCCGTCTCAAACGGACTGAACTACATGTCCACACAAGGTGAAAGGCCCACTCACACTGGGCCCATCTGCCCTGGAGCCTTCCTCCCCACGCTACAGGCCTCTTCTTCAGCTGGCTGCCTCCCACCCAGCTCTGGGCTCTCTGCCGATTGGGCCACAGGTTAGTCCTTTATCCGCAGTCCGCAGAAGAGCTGCTGCCATCACTTCTGTTTCTCTGAGCCCTGCTGTCAAACGCAGTAGTGTGTagtaggttctttttttttcctgaacaggTTTTATTACACGAGGGCATGGGGCTCAGTCCTTCTTGGCTGCTGCCTTCCTCATGGCTGCAAGGACATTGCtcagctcctctctcttcctcttggcaCGGATGTGTGTCCCCACCCTTTTCTTGGTGAACTTCAGGGCCCTTTTGTCCTTAGAGACCTTGAGCAGCTCCACGGCGCGCTGCTTGTAGGGGGCAAAGCCACACACCTCTCGGATCATGTCCCGCACGAACTTGGTGTGTTTGGTCAGGCACCCACGGCGGCAGCTGTGCCTTGGCTTGCTCACGTTCTTTGTCACTTTGTGGCCTTTGTTGAGGCCCACGGCCATGGGGTAGCGGAGAGCCATGGCTGCTGTTCCTCAATGGGGCCGAGGCGGAAGGCTGTAGTGTGTAGTAGGATCTTGATTCACTGTTAATTAGCGATTAGTGGTGACACGGTATGTGGTGGTCCTTGGCCTTCCTAAGAAGACTCCAGGCCAGTGTCATGGTACGAAAGGTGAAGGGTCACAGGTCTGTGATCCTTGATGACTTTTTGGCTTGATGACGGCAcgtcagcaaaaaagaaaaaaaaaagatgaaaaatctcTTGCTTTCTTTAAATCAGCTTATCGCTTGGTAGTCAGTAGTTTATAACTAATAGGTTTTTGCTGTTCTTGCTCAGTGCACTGGGGAGTGTCTGGTTAGGAGAAGGTGAGGCAGAAGGTAAGCTTCACTTAAAGGTTCAGGTATATTAGGGATATGCCTCCTGATTGGTTGGAAGgtgtcatagatacagagaaggaaGGCCAGGAATTTGGGACCAATCAAGGCGACCTGAAGGAGGCTTCCAACATGGCCTGTCTTGTCTTGGGAGAGTAGATACAGGTGGCAGTCTCCCCGGATGTTCTTCTGTCCTGACCTCGCTGGTTTGGTTGCTGAGCTTTAACCTTCGGATCTGCATCCACCTGCTGGCTCAGAGTGGCCTGGGCTCAGAAGCTTCTTGGAATCTGAGAACAGCTGAGCCACAAGTTGATGAGACTCTCAGTTCCCATTGCTGCAAAGAGTTGAACTCAGGTTCCCGGCCCCGCTCCAGGGAGGGTTTGGCAGGAGTTCTGAACACCGCGTCCATCTACGCAGCCTGGGGGAGTAGGTGGGAGCCAGCCAGCCTCATCTGTCTGCTGCCTGGCTCAGCCTAGAAAGTAGAGATCGTTCAATTGTGAAAGCAATGTAAGTGCTTCCGACCCTACAACCAAGAAAATGATAAATAGGCTCATTTCCTTCATCcagttcctttttactttttcatctaatttgaagTTATTTCTGTGGAAGTGACCGAACGTGGAATTAGCAAGGAGACCATGCACCTCACAGACAGTCTCCCGTGGCACATAGTAGCGGGTGTCCAGGGGTGCTCTGCCTGTATGTGGGTACCCCAGGGGCTTGCATGTCTCCCCCATCTTTGTGATCTCCTCTCCTCCGGCACCCTGAGT contains:
- the LOC112306064 gene encoding large ribosomal subunit protein eL36-like, which encodes MALRYPMAVGLNKGHKVTKNVSKPRHSCRRGCLTKHTKFVRDMIREVCGFAPYKQRAVELLKVSKDKRALKFTKKRVGTHIRAKRKREELSNVLAAMRKAAAKKD